In the genome of Arachis hypogaea cultivar Tifrunner chromosome 9, arahy.Tifrunner.gnm2.J5K5, whole genome shotgun sequence, the window GAAATTTTCGTCGATAAATCGCCTAAACACAGCGTTTCACTAAACCGATATACTGGTGGCCAAATTTGACGGAAGATTCATGGATAAAGTCGGCActattgaaataaaattttgcaGCATTGATTACTGTTGAATTTAGTGGCGGAATATAAAATCCAATGATAACTAATTTTGGGAACGAAATCTTGCTCGTATCCGATGTAAAAAAGCCGTTAAATCCTCCGATAATGGCCATAGCTAAATCTGACGGTATTCAATGCGTTTCTTGTAGTAAAAACAGGGACGGCGATGATCGTGTCTCACCTGCAATACGCCGCTTGGACTGCGCGTCTCCTTTTTGTTGCAAGTCCCGTCGTCGGTGCGTCTGGAACCGCCGATGATTACCTCTCATCACCGTCGAGCAAGCCATGGCGCTTCTCCCCTAATTTTTGTTGTTTACAGAGAACGGGTAAGAGTGAAAGAGTGTggtgtgagtgagtgagtgagaaaagagaagagaagagatgagaagagaagGTTATACGTTTAATTTGGAGGGGAAAAAATATGTAATTTCACTTTTTTTCACCCATGTTACCAATTTTTGCCACGTCATATTTTCACATTGTCAGATCATCTAGTTCTGTTAGTGATTTAGACGAAGTTAATATTTAAGGATAGTTTtgctaaaaattaaaaacgttagaaataaaattgaatgtaattaaaggttaaggatataaaaaatataaatattaaaaacaaaaatatactttatctaaattattaaataataatttaattaaatattttgacttatctaaaaaattttaaatattaattttacatcAAAATAACTCTATCTAAATatctatcaaatttaaaatattaaatacaatCGTAcatataaatttagaaaaaaaattttaaatacaccactatattaatattttaataaattttaattattaatcttaattatatatattatattatatattttctataattaacatcaataattaaaaataattgaaacacCAATATACTGGTTcacaaaaattttgcaaaacttaGTTCATGAAATTTGGAGCAACATAGTTTAATCTAAAACTTTCTTAAGAAACCCCCTGTCAGCGTCGGTTTCTGTATATTTGCCATAAGTCAAGTCTGGCTTGCCCGGTCGGCGCACAGCAGTACAACACGTAAACGGCGAAAAGAAGCCTGAGACCAAATcattattatttcatttttttaattgattaacCACCAAATATTGGGATATGTTAGAATGCATATGACTAAAATAGTAACAGCTTAATTATTCTGATTCTGAAATCTGAACTGgacaaaaatgaaaagaatgtcacaataatagataaataataaatccatgagttaattaataaataaattaatagaacAGTACCAAACACAGCAAAGCAAAACACAACAGTACTCAATTGCTCGTAATTCCGATTCCAAATCAAAAGCGAGTCGAGAACTTCCTCCAAGTCTCCAACTGCCAACCCACCCATCTTAAACTACGCACCCCTCTTCTTATCCTGCGCCTCGTTTCAGCTACGCGTTATAATCTTATACCGTTGCTTCTTCTCACCGAAACTGAGTTCTCAGCTGCGGAGCTTTTACCTTTTCCTTTCAGGTACTCATCGATCTTTCACACACTTCAACTTCAGttattatcttttctttctttactctttttttttttatttaatcaaattCGCAATTTCAGTTTCGTGATCGAATTCATTTGCATGTGTGTTCTTTTGTTTTAAGTTGATGAGCATTTTCCGGCAAGATTTGATTTTAGACTGATCTATGAACTGGCTTTGATTTTAGAAGTTGTTTTGCTCTGATTGGTGGAAACTGATTTGTTGATCCACCTTCATTTTAGCTGCATGTGATTGCTATTGACTTACCGAAGTGATTATGAGCTTTTTCGAAGTTGAGACACTGATGTTATGCTGTGAAATTTTCGTTCTTCACTTGCCATCGTGTTATTTGTGAAATTATGGAAACAATTGCAATTGAAAACAGAATAGTAACACATGCAAATGCAGTGTTTTGTTCTTTCTTTTGCATTATTGAAAAGTTGCAATggaattttttcttttgaaatttatGTTTAGCTTTAAAAGTGAATAATTACTGATGGGCTTATGAATTGTATCCGTCAGAAAAGAATCATGAGTTGTTTTGGCTGTTGTGAAGAGGATGATTATGCCAAGTCAGTTGAAAATGGAGGACAATATGCCGTGAAAAACCCAGCAGGTAATTTGGCCCATTTTAGCTAAAGGATTACTTCAAAGATGATATATGTATATAGGTCTCATTCGTGCAATTTGGTCGATATTTCCGTGTCCATCGTTCTatttcaattgcattggatttgtAGTAGTAATGTAGTATATGGTTAAGATGCTGTAATTTGATGCTCAATTAGTCAATTTCATTAGTTTGTTTGATATTGTATTACCAGGAACTGAATTTTGGTGAAAGTGTTGTGATAAAATCTTTTGTACAGGGAATAATGGAAACTATCATTCTTCTGAAACCGCAAAACCGCAGACCGTTAAAGTCCAACCCATTGAAGTTCCTGCTATACCGGCAGATGAACTAAAAGAAATTACAAATAATTTTGCACAAGAGGCTCTGGTTGGAGAGGGATCATATGGAAGAGTATATCATGCGGTTCTTAAAAGTGGGCAGGATGCTGCAATCAAGAAGTTAGATGCTAGTAAACAGCCTGATGATGAATTTTTGGCCCAAGTAAGTGCGTCAACCTGTGCTTACTATTCTCTGACACCTCATTGAAGTTGTTCAAATCCCACGAACCAGGTGATTTTTTAACTTTCAGGTTTCAATGGTATCAAGGCTGAAGCATGAAAATTTTGTTCAGTTGCTTAGTTATTGTGTTGATGGAGGTTCCCGAGTTCTTGCTTATGAATTTGCTGCTAATGGGTCTCTTCATGATATCTTACATGGTATTATACTATATAGTGCTTCCTTTACCTTGGTTGAATTAGAAAAATGTTAACATCCATAAATGCTAGCTGAATCTTTCTGTATCCTAGAGGATCTGAGTAGATTTtggattatgttattttttttacatcattttTCTTTTAGTGCCTTGACAGGCAGTGTCTCTACATGAAATAtgttatttgtttttttcttgGTAAGAAAAAGATTCTATTCATCTGCtttaattattactattattactgCAGGCAGAAAAGGTGTAAAAGGAGCAATACCTGGCCCAATTTTGACATGGGCACAGAGAGTGAAAATTGCTGTAGGGGCTGCAAGAGGGCTTGAATACTTGCATGAGAAGGCTGATCCCCACATTATCCACAGGGACATCAAATCAAGCAATGTACTAATCTTTGACGATGATGTTGCTAAAATTGCagattttgatttgtcaaatcaGGCTCCTGACATGGCTGCACGTCTTCATTCTACTCGTGTCCTTGGAACCTTTGGTTATCATGCACCAGAGTAAGATATGAGTATCAATTTTTCATGTTATGCACTAGAGTAAGATATGAGTATCAATATATGCACGTCTTCATTCTACCAGTTGGTTTTTTTCATAGTTGACTGGACAAGCATTTGTCTATTCACATACATCATTTTATGTTTCTGCATCCAACATAAGTATATAACTTAGTCATTTTATAATCATGGACATAATATTTCTTCGTTATGTAGTGCATTAGCTTCAACTGCTAAATGTTTAATGTCATGGATGCAGATATGCAATGACTGGGCAATTGAATGCTAAGAGTGATGTTTACAGTTTTGGTGTTGTCCTTCTGGAACTTTTGACTGGAAGGAAACCCGTTGATCATACACTACCACGTGGACAACAGAGTCTGGTTACTTGGGTATtagtttatgctatatgtttgtgtcacccccccccccccaaaaagtaaacaaaagaaaaagtaaacaaaagtgaaaagaaaaaaggaagaaaatgcgGAGTTTGAACCTCTTTACTGTAATCTATTGTACTCTTTTCCAATAAATTTTGAATGTAGGCTATGCAGCTTATCATAGCAACTTGTATTTCAGGCTACACCAAGACTTAGCGAGGATAAAGTCAAGCAGTGTGTTGATCCGAAACTTGGAGCAGAATATCCACCCAAAGCAATTGCTAAGGTGTTAATCTATTTAAGTATATCTTTCTTCCTTTTCACCTTTATATGCCCTTTCTGAGCTAGGGTGGTGTTGATGTTTGTGGAAGTGTTTTATGACATATGTTTACTTGAAATATATGTTCATGAATTCGGAAACTGTGCAAAAGAAGCTTGTTAGAGGCAGTTacagaattattttattgttgctGAAGTAGAGCAGATCTAGCTACTCTGCTTTTGCCCAAAATTTGAGTATAAAATTTTGTTATGATCTCTTTTAGGGGGAAATTTATTGAATATAAATCAATATATACGTAGTTTAGTTTTAAGATTCATCATCAGGGGTATTTATTACACTAGAAGAAGACATGTGCCCTCCAACTATTTTACATAAGAAAATATTTATGTATAACAGCGTGGTGCTTGTCTCATTGTAGATGGCTGCTGTTGCTGCGTTGTGTGTTCAATATGAAGCTGATTTTAGACCAAACATGAGCATTGTAGTCAAAGCTCTTCAACCTTTGTTGACGGCACGACAGGGACCTCCTGGTGAAACACCAAATTaatctctgtctctgtctctgcCTCTCTCTCTGAGTATGTGCGCGAGTGTCATGCAAAAATTATAAGAGATTGTTACAGGAGGCGATGCTAAATTGTTCGAACATGATTTGTACCCAGTTTTTACATTATATTCATTTTGTTCATAATTCATGAGGTTCTTTTTAACTTTTCCACGTTTCATCTATTCTTTTTAGTGTTACTTGATTTCTTGTTTTACattctgttttccattttttTGATTAATtctcttattactattattttttttttcatctaactaGAGTGTGGCCATTAAGAAATTGTTTATGTtctaaatttaaaactaagaaatAGAAGTAAATATTTTTGAGGATAGCATCACTCATGACTGAGAAAACAAACGTGCTTACATAGACATAAGAAGTTAGCATTCAAAGAAAGGCATGtaatgttatttttctttttattaagtattattatctatgatttgaaaaatttgttTAACAATTTGCAATATCTACATTTGATAACATATTTGcttgttattaaattaatttgtattctaCACGG includes:
- the LOC112710598 gene encoding pto-interacting protein 1, whose amino-acid sequence is MSCFGCCEEDDYAKSVENGGQYAVKNPAGNNGNYHSSETAKPQTVKVQPIEVPAIPADELKEITNNFAQEALVGEGSYGRVYHAVLKSGQDAAIKKLDASKQPDDEFLAQVSMVSRLKHENFVQLLSYCVDGGSRVLAYEFAANGSLHDILHGRKGVKGAIPGPILTWAQRVKIAVGAARGLEYLHEKADPHIIHRDIKSSNVLIFDDDVAKIADFDLSNQAPDMAARLHSTRVLGTFGYHAPEYAMTGQLNAKSDVYSFGVVLLELLTGRKPVDHTLPRGQQSLVTWATPRLSEDKVKQCVDPKLGAEYPPKAIAKMAAVAALCVQYEADFRPNMSIVVKALQPLLTARQGPPGETPN